A window of the Cicer arietinum cultivar CDC Frontier isolate Library 1 chromosome 6, Cicar.CDCFrontier_v2.0, whole genome shotgun sequence genome harbors these coding sequences:
- the LOC101511458 gene encoding flavonoid 3',5'-methyltransferase-like: MAKNILKTPSLLQYIFETSCYPKEHEQLKQLRETTIVKYGKMSIMNVPLDEAQFISMLLKLMNAKKTLEIGVFTGYSLLTTALALPSHGKVIAIDMDREAFEIGLPFIQKAEVEHKIDFIHRDALSAINALIDEKHEESFDYAFVDADKENFTKYHEILLKLVKKGGIIAYDNTLWSGSVAMSEDEEMEEAIKRKRKIAIEFNNYIANDTRVESTILSVGDGVTLCRRL, encoded by the exons ATGGCCAAGAACATCCTCAAAACTCCATCACTTCTTCAG TACATTTTCGAAACGAGTTGCTATCCAAAAGAGCACGAGCAATTGAAGCAACTTAGAGAGACAACCATCGTTAAGTATGGGAAAAT GAGTATAATGAATGTGCCGTTGGATGAAGCACAATTCATATCTATGCTTCTAAAACTCATGAATGCGAAGAAAACACTTGAAATTGGAGTTTTTACCGGTTATTCTCTTCTTACTACAGCTCTTGCTCTCCCCTCTCACGGCAAG GTAATAGCAATTGATATGGATAGAGAAGCGTTTGAGATAGGATTGCCTTTCATTCAGAAAGCAGAAGTTGAGCACAAAATTGACTTTATCCACCGTGATGCATTATCAGCCATCAATGCTCTTATTGAt GAAAAACATGAAGAATCATTTGATTATGCATTTGTGGATGCTGACAAGGAAAACTTCACAAAGTATCATgagattttattaaaattggtGAAGAAGGGTGGAATAATTGCATATGACAATACATTATGGTCTGGTTCGGTGGCCATGTCTGAGGATGAAGAAATGGAAGAGGCAATAAAGCGAAAAAGAAAAATTGCAATTGAATTCAACAACTATATAGCAAATGATACTCGTGTAGAATCAACAATCCTTTCTGTTGGGGATGGTGTAACTCTCTGCCGACGTCTCTAA
- the LOC101515033 gene encoding WAT1-related protein At1g68170-like has translation MVKLLDVKAIESTKPIVLMIVVQSIYAVVNVMFKMVANEGSNLSVLVAYRYVISSAITLPIALFFERNSLRNLSGKVMFQAFLCGLFGGSLQQNLYLKSLALVPATYTTTMLNLIPATTYVIAVSLRMEKPNLGTLGGKAKLIGTFGGIGGAMILTLYEGKRLFNWSMHIDLLQRYKTLPLHDSSTASHVLGFMLAFLTSLSFSLWFITQSKMSQNFPWHYSIAALTSIMAAIQSIVFVLCTERDWNQWKLDWNLGFLTSALSGVFSSGLCFILIAWCVRLKGPLFVSAFNPLMLVLVVLIASFILDEYITIGSLIGGVLIVCGLYLILWGKSREARDVDNMNGNEILSTKDSVQCDSNHIANSSLTCIQNDHDKNIANAAHNVSLDGNTT, from the exons ATGGTTAAATTATTGGATGTTAAAGCCATAGAGAGTACAAAGCCTATTGTGTTGATGATAGTGGTCCAGTCTATATATGCAGTGGTGAATGTCATGTTTAAGATGGTAGCAAATGAGGGATCAAATTTAAGTGTTCTTGTTGCCTACCGTTACGTCATTTCTTCTGCCATCACTTTGCCAATTGCTCTCTTCTTTGAAAG GAATAGTCTGCGAAACCTGAGTGGAAAGGTGATGTTCCAAGCTTTTCTTTGTGGGTTATTTGG GGGATCCTTGCAACAAAACCTGTATCTGAAATCTTTGGCTTTGGTACCAGCAACATATACTACAACCATGTTAAACCTCATCCCTGCAACTACCTACGTTATTGCTGTCTCTCTTAGAATGGAGAAGCCAAATCTTGGAACATTAGGTGGCAAGGCCAAATTGATAGGAACATTTGGTGGAATTGGTGGTGCCATGATCCTCACTCTATATGAAGGCAAGAGGTTATTTAACTGGTCAATGCACATTGACTTATTGCAACGATATAAGACATTACCACTACATGATTCTTCTACTGCCTCTCATGTTTTGGGTTTCATGCTAGCTTTTCTCacttctctctctttctcattGTGGTTTATAACTCAG TCAAAGATGAGTCAGAATTTTCCGTGGCATTATTCAATCGCGGCTTTAACCTCAATAATGGCTGCAATTCAATCTATTGTATTTGTTCTTTGTACGGAGAGAGATTGGAACCAATGGAAACTTGATTGGAATTTGGGATTTTTAACCTCAGCTTTATCG GGTGTATTTTCCTCTGGGCTGTGCTTTATTCTAATAGCTTGGTGTGTGCGTTTGAAAGGACCTTTGTTTGTGTCTGCTTTTAATCCTCTAATGCTTGTGCTTGTGGTTCTTATTGCATCATTCATATTGGATGAGTATATTACAATTGGAAG TCTAATAGGAGGCGTGTTGATTGTGTGTGGATTGTATTTGATATTATGGGGTAAAAGCAGAGAAGCAAGGGATGTGGATAATATGAACGGGAATGAGATACTATCTACAAAAGACTCTGTTCAATGCGATTCTAATCACATTGCTAACTCATCTTTGACTTGCATCCAAAACGACCATGACAAGAATATTGCAAATGCTGCTCATAATGTATCATTAGATGGCAACACTACTTGa
- the LOC101515354 gene encoding uncharacterized protein, with the protein NDIDKFISAELPDCNLYPKLANVVSSFMLHGPCGSSNPKSPCMKDGKCSKYFPKDYQSSTIVDDEGYPKYKRRDTGLSVLKKGISLDNRFVVPYNPHLLMKYQAHVNVEYCNKGNSIKYLFKYVNKGPDRATIEISNRTENGQVLDEIKQYYECRYLAPCEAVWRTFEYDIHQRWPPVIRLSFHLENEQSVMYSENYSIQSVVARNEELDTMFLAWFEANKKYPEGRELTYAEFPTRFVYIKNSKTWQPRKQGNSIGRLTYIPPGGGDVYFLRLLLTIQKGCTSYNDIKRVDGTTHKTFKEACFALGLLQDDNEFVYAITEASQLASGHQLRRLFVILLFMNSMTNPFVVWEATWKLLCDGILYEKRKMLNNPGLQISDDELKNICLVELDKLLFMSGKSLKSFKTMPCPTHSNMNQFENRFLADELNYDKDELAATHISLLSSLTAEQRSVYDQIIASVMTNSGGFYFLYGYGGTGKTFIWRTLSAALRSQGSIVLNIASSGIAALLLPGGKTAHSALKIPLVTTETSTCDIKQRTDRANLIIHSKLIIWDEAPMLNKLCAEAVDRTFRDIMRTVDEANLHKPFGGKVVVFGGDFRQILPVVRKGCRHDIVAASINSSELWKYCKVLTLSRNMRLTSAEPNAYTNDIKDFADWMLDIGNGKHDSNELGESIINIPEDLLVTNSQNPLLSLFELTYPLLLQNINNLKYYEERAILAPTHDTVDIVNDYILSLIPEEEKEYISSDSTVLSDENCAVQGDWFTPVFLNDMKCSGIPNHRLRLKIGVPVMLLRNIDQANGLCNGTRLLINELCTNIIGATVITGKNIGDKIYIPRMNLVPSDPAFPFKFQRRQFPLSLCFAMTINKSQGQSLSQVGLYLKRPVFTHGQFYVAISRVKSREGLKIVILDEEGKLCTDTKNVVYKEIFNNL; encoded by the exons AATGACATCGACAAGTTCATTTCAGCAGAACTACCTGATTGTAATTTATATCCAAAACTTGCAAATGTTGTTTCAAGTTTCATGCTACATGGTCCATGTGGATCTTCCAATCCAAAATCTCCGTGCATGAAAGATGGCAAGTGCTCAAAGTATTTTCCAAAGGATTACCAATCTTCAACTATAGTTGACGATGAAGGTTATCCAAAGTACAAGCGACGAGATACTGGTTTGTCCGTTTTGAAAAAAGGAATCAGTTTGGACAATAGGTTTGTAGTTCCATACAATCCACATTTGTTGATGAAATATCAAGCACATGTCAATGTTGAGTATTGCAACAAGGGAAACTCAATAAAGTATTTGTTTAAGTATGTTAATAAAGGACCAGATAGAGCCACAATAGAGATTTCAAACCGAACAGAAAATGGCCAGGTACTTGATGAGATAAAACAATACTATGAGTGCAGGTATTTGGCCCCGTGTGAGGCTGTTTGGAGAACTTTTGAGTATGACATCCATCAAAGGTGGCCTCCTGTTATAAGGCTTTCATTTCACCTTGAAAATGAGCAATCTGTAATGTATTCagaaaattattcaattcaATCTGTTGTGGCGCGTAATGAAGAACTTGACACAATGTTTTTGGCTTGGTTTGAGGCAAACAAAAAGTATCCTGAAGGAAGAGAATTGACTTATGCTGAATTTCCTACAAGgtttgtttatataaaaaatagcaAAACATGGCAGCCCAGAAAGCAAGGTAATTCAATTGGAAGACTTACTTATATTCCCCCAGGAGGTGGGGATGTTTATTTTTTGAGACTCCTATTGACAATACAAAAAGGGTGCACAAGTTACAATGATATTAAGAGAGTGGATGGCACAACACATAAAACCTTTAAGGAAGCGTGTTTTGCACTTGGGTTGCTGCAAGATGACAATGAATTTGTGTATGCTATTACTGAAGCAAGTCAGTTGGCCTCTGGACATCAATTGAGGAgattatttgttatattattgttCATGAATTCAATGACAAATCCTTTTGTTGTTTGGGAAGCTACATGGAAACTTTTATGTGATGGAATTTTATACGAAAAAAGGAAAATGTTAAACAACCCAG GCCTTCAAATAAGTGACGatgagttaaaaaatatttgtttggttgaGTTGGACAAACTACTTTTCATGAGTGGTAAATCTCTTAAAAGTTTTAAGACCATGCCATGCCCTACCCATTCAAATATGAATCAATTTGAAAATAGGTTCTTGGCTGATGAATTAAACTATGACAAAGATGAGTTAGCTGCAACCCACATCTCATTATTGTCATCCTTAACCGCAGAACAAAGGTCAGTGTATGATCAAATTATTGCTTCTGTGATGACTAATTCGGGAGGGTTTTACTTCTTATATGGATATGGAGGCACAGGAAAAACATTTATCTGGAGAACTTTATCAGCTGCATTGAGATCCCAAGGttcaattgttttaaatattgccTCCAGTGGGATTGCAGCTTTATTATTACCTGGAGGAAAAACAGCTCATTCCGCATTAAAGATTCCTTTGGTTACAACCGAAACATCTACATGTGACATCAAACAACGCACTGATAGAGCTAATCTTATCATACATTCTAAGCTTATTATATGGGATGAAGCTCCAATGCTAAATAAATTATGTGCTGAAGCTGTAGATCGTACTTTTAGAGATATCATGAGGACTGTAGATGAGGCTAACCTACATAAACCATTTGGtgggaaggtagttgtttttggAGGTGATTTTAGACAAATATTACCTGTTGTTAGAAAAGGTTGTAGGCATGATATAGTGGCAGCTTCAATAAACTCATCTGAATTATGGAAATACTGCAAGGTTTTGACATTATCAAGAAACATGCGTTTAACATCTGCAGAACCCAATGCATATACTAATGACATTAAAGATTTTGCAGATTGGATGCTTGATATTGGAAACGGTAAACATGACTCAAATGAGTTAGGGGAGAGTATTATTAATATTCCTGAAGACTTATTGGTAACAAATTCCCAAAATCCTCTATTATCTCTGTTTGAATTGACATATCCACTGCTTTTACAGAAcataaacaatttgaaatactaTGAAGAGAGGGCAATACTTGCTCCGACTCATGATACTGTAGATATCGttaatgattatattttatcattaattccAGAAGAGGAAAAGGAATACATTAGTTCAGACTCAACTGTCCTTTCTGATGAAAATTGTGCTGTGCAGGGAGATTGGTTCACACCAGTATTTTTGAATGACATGAAATGTTCTGGAATTCCAAATCACCGATTAAGATTAAAGATTGGTGTTCCAGTCATGCTTTTGAGGAACATTGATCAAGCTAATGGACTATGTAATGGAACAAGGTTGCTCATAAATGAATTGTGTACAAATATTATTGGAGCAACTGTGATCACGGGAAAAAACATCGGTGATAAGATTTATATACCAAGGATGAATTTGGTTCCATCTGATCCAGCTTTCCCATTTAAATTCCAGAGAAGACAATTTCCATTGTCGTTGTGTTTTGCAATGACCATAAATAAGAGTCAGGGTCAATCTCTTTCTCAAGTTGGTTTGTATTTAAAGCGACCTGTATTTACTCATGGTCAATTCTATGTGGCTATTTCACGAGTAAAGTCTAGGGAAGGATTGAAGATTGTTATTTTAGATGAAGAAGGAAAACTATGTACCGACACAAAAAATGTTGTGTACAaagaaattttcaataatttgtaa